A window from Zingiber officinale cultivar Zhangliang chromosome 7A, Zo_v1.1, whole genome shotgun sequence encodes these proteins:
- the LOC122001105 gene encoding uncharacterized protein LOC122001105, with protein MQETMLSSRRSPTHPEEDGQEGGDGSFDDESKTRKSASFGARAFVHARSALSGQCATVSIFLFFLVSVASLLFSRSRHVLCVSPYDPSTRALLFGAALDGLASDFGSLGVPWCRSKQGKSVEWSRKDLLKGLEEFVKIYETRPIKNNMYGMGFDHSFGLWFMARWLKPDLMIESGAFKGHSTWVLRQAMPETWIISLSPRHPEKYLKKGPAYVDKNCTYFAGKEFVDFGSVDWGSILMKRGISDLSRVLVFFDDHQNELKRLKQALNAGFQHLIFEDNYDTGSGDHYSLRHICDQYYIRGGGHSCFIESDEARIRMKRKRFWEKAVDRDELCGNGEEWWGVRGYMRDDFNHSNRAISYEEHFQNSRFVESVLDVYWELPPVAGPSLTHQTRYDPARASDPIIEDGRFGLFQRLGLAKLETSVFNGYTQMVYVQVSASAS; from the exons ATGCAGGAAACCATGCTTTCGTCGCGGCGATCTCCTACTCACCCTGAGGAGGACGGGCAGGAGGGTGGCGACGGAAGTTTTGACGACGAGTCCAAGACGAGGAAGAGCGCCTCCTTCGGCGCCAGGGCTTTCGTGCACGCCAGGTCTGCTCTCTCCGGCCAGTGCGCCACCGTCtccatcttcctcttcttcctcgtcTCCGTCGCCTCCTTACTATTCTCCCGCTCACGTCACGTGCTCTGCGTCTCGCCCTATGATCCATCTACTCGCGCTTTGCTCTTCGGAGCAGCCCTCGATGGCCTCGCCTCCGATTTCGGATCCCTCGGCGTGCCCTGGT GCAGATCGAAACAAGGGAAAAGTGTGGAGTGGTCAAGAAAGGACTTGCTTAAAGGCTTGGAAGAGTTTGTGAAGATCTATGAGACTCGACCTATCAAGAACAACATGTACGGCATGGGCTTTGACCACAGCTTTGGGTTGTGGTTCATGGCACGGTGGCTTAAGCCAGATCTGATGATAGAAAGTGGTGCTTTCAAGGGCCACTCTACTTGGGTTCTGCGGCAGGCAATGCCAGAGACGTGGATAATATCACTATCGCCCCGCCACCCAGAGAAGTATCTGAAGAAGGGACCAGCATATGTTGATAAGAATTGCACTTACTTTGCCGGAAAGGAGTTTGTGGACTTTGGCAGTGTTGACTGGGGGAGCATTTTGATGAAGCGTGGGATTTCTGACCTTAGTCGGGTTCTTGTGTTCTTTGATGATCACCAGAATGAATTGAAAAG ATTAAAACAGGCTCTAAATGCTGGTTTCCAACATCTTATTTTTGAGGATAACTACGATACTGGATCTGGAGATCATTATTCCTTAAGACATATATGCGACCAATACTATATTAGAG GAGGTGGACATAGCTGCTTCATCGAGAGTGATGAAGCAAGGATCAGGATGAAAAGGAAAAGGTTCTGGGAGAAAGCTGTGGACAGAGATGAACTTTGTGGAAATGGTGAAGAATGGTGGGGTGTGCGGGGCTATATGCGAGACGATTTCAACCATAGCAACAGGGCAATCTCCTATGAAGAACATTTTCAAAACAGCAGGTTTGTGGAGTCGGTATTGGATGTTTACTGGGAACTCCCTCCGGTTGCTGGCCCTTCACTTACTCACCAAACTAGGTACGACCCTGCCCGTGCCTCTGATCCAATTATCGAAGATGGAAGGTTTGGCTTGTTCCAAAGGCTTGGCCTAGCAAAACTTGAAACTTCAGTTTTTAATGGATATACACAAATGGTATATGTTCAAGTGTCTGCCTCAGCCTCTTAA